Below is a window of Rhodamnia argentea isolate NSW1041297 chromosome 11, ASM2092103v1, whole genome shotgun sequence DNA.
CTAAAGGGGAAAGTGAAAAGAATTGAACTCTATTTGACATTGACTTCCCAAACATTCTTATCGTGCAAACATCAAGCCACCATCCACACATCAATGGAAATACCCCAAGTTCGATTACCAGAAGAAAAGCAACCTTGATCATTGTCATCAAATGCCTCATAGCAGCCAAGAACTGCCGAAGAAGAGATGGAATTGTCCCTGCTATTGAGGGAATACCATAGAGCCTTTGGTTAGTCAACGGCTCACCCTTTGTGTACCGAATCAAAAGGACAATCCCAAGATAGCATAACACTGCAGAAAAGATCACCAAATATCCAATAGCAAGAGTGGTGACATCAGAGAGCCTTGATGTTCCGATGGGAGCTGCTTTCAAGAAATCCCCAGAGAGATTTGAGCTTATGTTGCTGGAGATTTCATTTAATCCACTGGCGTTTGCACTCAAAACCTCTGCAACCTGGCCAGCCAGACTGTCACTTTGACCCTCAGAAGACAAGTTCGTAACAGCAGTTAATGCATTCTTCAATGTAATATTCGCCAAGGATAGAGCCGATTCAGTGAGTGGCATGACTTTCGACAATACTGGGCCATTAGCAAGAAGCCATGATAAATAATAAAGCGTGACCCGACCTAAAGAGAAGGGGACAAATATTATGACACCAAGGAAAATCATGTTGCTCGCCAAAACCTGCAGAGGAGGAAACCCAACGAGTCAATATGGGAATTAAGCCAAAGAAAGGAGCAAAGGAAAATTCTTGAGGAGCATAAAGGCAACAAAATTTCATCAGCTCAGCCATAAACAGCAAAGAAGAACGGAAATAACCCAAGGAGAAAGAGACATACTGTGAATGCATTTTCAACCAAGTGAAAAACTGGACCCTGCATGCCAACCAATTCATCAAAGGGAACGTCCTCTGCACCATCAGCATCATCAAGACCATCAAACATTTGCTCAACATGAGCTTCAAGACGAGCTGCCTGCATCTCCCATCGAGCTGCAACATTTTCTGCATTTCTTCTAATAATTTGACCAGCACCAGCAATTCCTTGGGCACCATTAGCTTCTTCACCATTAGCCTCACCAGCCAAATTTCTATTAGGTGGTGCAACAGGTCTTCTTGCAGCCCTGGCACCGTTTCTGTCCCCTTCATCATCCCTCTCGGCATCTTGACCTCCAAGCTCTCTTAAATGCCTGAAGTAATCCCTCAAAGAAGTTGCTCCAAGAAATATAAACACTATACTTGCAGAAAGCAGGAATCCATGCAGGCAATCAGTTAGAATAACTGTAGTCGACAAGTGACTCAGGAACAGTCTCTGAGCTTCAGTAAAACTCCTCACAAAAGCCAACCGCCATATCCAAAATGTAATGAAGGGAATTATGAGGAGCCAAACAGAAAGAACAAAAGTCAAGCGCAAAAAGAATTGCAGAACATGGCAAGCTTTCATAGCCATCCCAACCAGAAACTCCTGAAAAGGAAGCCTTGCTGGAGCATTCTCGGCATAGACAGGGGAGAAGGAAAATGCATGCTTGCAGACCTGCaataaatcaaatatttcattgaaAGTCACCACCTAAAAGTCCAGCTACTCCAAGGATCAAAAGATACAAGGATGAAGACTATTGGGCCCAGCGATCAGAATTGACAGCCGTGGCAGATATAAGTAGCACAATGAAATATGATATGCTCAATCTTGTCCAGAACCCCTTGTCACACATTCTCAAAACCTGAATTTGAATCATCCTACACCACAAAAAGTTTAGGTTTTCTGCTGTAACTTGTACACGTTAACACACAAAAAATCATCCCGAGTACAATTGAGCAAGGATAAAGGATAGAGCTAATAGTACCCACCGAAAAGAAACTGGCTAAACAGGAGCGGATAATAGCGGTAGCTAACCAACATGTATCCATCCCCCAAGCCACCTCTAAGATCATTAATGAGAAAACGACAAGTTAACACGAATAATTGCATTAGCTTACCATAGCATTACCTTCCTATTTAGCTTACTTATGAACCCATTCACGAAGCAACTTCCATATCATTAACGAAAAAATGACTTCAACTGAGTTCTGATTACCAGAAACAATTATAGATGCACAAAAGTCACCAAACCAATATGTGTCATTTGATCGCCAACACAATTACACTCCCAACATCCCCCCttcctccccccaaaaaaaacaaaaaagaagaaggagaaagcaaGCAACTTGTTCGTGGCTAAAAGAATGCCTTCAGAAGATTTTTTTCACAACTGATCGTCAGCGAAACTTCAATTACTTGTTGCAAGCATTAACTTATCAGCTTCGAAGCATGACAAAGTCAAATTCACTCTAAAAGTCTCAAAATGAACAAAAACTGTACGTCCAAGAACAGCACATATATGCACAAAGGTTCCATTAAACACATCATCTTATCAGTCAAAAACGAAACGAGCCATACCTACAAAAGAAGCCCTAATTTTATGAAACGGAAACGCGAATAAAAGTTAAACAAATTCTGGCACTTAATTCTCTTAACAAAATGATACTCGAGGCGTGCGGCTAAACCAACCTCGCATTGACGAGCATTACTATGATCGAGCCACTGGAGAAGACAATCCTGATGCACGAACTTGATACTTCCACTACAAGCGCACGGATACCGAAGAGGGTTATCGGCGTCGCCGGGGTTCCTGCAGATCCGGCacacgtcctcctcctcctcctcctcgtcgtaCTTCAACCGACGCGCATGCTCCGGCGCAGACGCGGGTTGCTCCGGCCGCGAAGCCGAATCGGGGCCGGGGGAGGACGAGGGAGgagcggcggaggcggaggcatCGAGACCCGAGCCGCCCTCccacggtggcggcggcggcgcctcCGGTGAGATCTCCATGCAGAATCGAGTTGACTCGGGGGGGAATTGGAGGGTTTGATCTTCGGTGATGGAGAGAGTCTCGCAGCCTCGTCCCGTGCCGCGAGAAAAAGGATGGCGATTGGAAATTTCCTTCCTCCGTGACCCGATTCTGCCCCTGGATAGACGGCTAAATCACGGTTCCGCCCCTGCCGGGGGTTTAACATTTAATAAACCGTACTTTGACATATCTTTATCGTCTTGATTAAAAAGAAAGTCGGTTTCCCAGTGATATTTCGTTCCCATGGGGCACACGTGGAAGCCAAGGATACGTTCGGAATTtcataatagaaaataaagagaTAAATAAACTTACCTTATCAAGAAATTATGAAGAATTCTATATGATTTGGAAATGAACTTATCTATCAAAACCATTAAAaatgtgaacttttttttattaaactaTCCTTGACCTCTCTGTTTTGATCGAAGAAACTAGTAATGTTGTGTGCATCAAAACCATAGCCGCCGTCTTGCGCATCCGGCTTATGTAAAAATATAGTAATTTTGGAGGGCGACCATAATTATGAAAGTTCACTAAACACAAGGGAGCACTGCCTTGAAAAATAAGATACCATCCGATAAATAATTATGATAACTAATTCATTCGCTTTAAATGCGTCGAGCTCATGCTGTAACCAATCCTAATCAGGCCATTAAAGGGTTAGATTTGAAATGCTAACATTCGCAAATAGGTGTAAACGAATGAAGAGTAAAAGGTAAGAATCTTTACTTCGGTTGATAGTTACTCTTCATTTATGAATGAATGTAAACAACCGTCCTAATAATTTTTAGGGGCGTTTTCTCTCCTCGTTTTACATTTCTCGACGCCCCTTGCTTTGCCTAGACGATGAAGTGCATATTGATCGGGAGATAAATAAAAAGTGCACGCGAATacagctccatttatttcacaaaaaataaaataattgaaagaatATTATCTTAAAAATTATGACCTACATTgttcaacaaaattaaaaaaaaaatagaaaagcattATCTCATTAttcattcatgaaaatatttgaatataaattatcaataattaaaatatttttggttaattaattatttcaagtaatattaatgatgatttttttataaaaaaaaaaattcaaaccattcatttgtattttttaaagtGCTTTT
It encodes the following:
- the LOC115735823 gene encoding probable E3 ubiquitin ligase SUD1 isoform X1, with product MEISPEAPPPPPWEGGSGLDASASAAPPSSSPGPDSASRPEQPASAPEHARRLKYDEEEEEEDVCRICRNPGDADNPLRYPCACSGSIKFVHQDCLLQWLDHSNARQCEVCKHAFSFSPVYAENAPARLPFQEFLVGMAMKACHVLQFFLRLTFVLSVWLLIIPFITFWIWRLAFVRSFTEAQRLFLSHLSTTVILTDCLHGFLLSASIVFIFLGATSLRDYFRHLRELGGQDAERDDEGDRNGARAARRPVAPPNRNLAGEANGEEANGAQGIAGAGQIIRRNAENVAARWEMQAARLEAHVEQMFDGLDDADGAEDVPFDELVGMQGPVFHLVENAFTVLASNMIFLGVIIFVPFSLGRVTLYYLSWLLANGPVLSKVMPLTESALSLANITLKNALTAVTNLSSEGQSDSLAGQVAEVLSANASGLNEISSNISSNLSGDFLKAAPIGTSRLSDVTTLAIGYLVIFSAVLCYLGIVLLIRYTKGEPLTNQRLYGIPSIAGTIPSLLRQFLAAMRHLMTMIKVAFLLVIELGVFPLMCGWWLDVCTIRMFGKSMSNRVQFFSLSPLASSLVHWVVGIVYMLQISIFVSLLRGVLRNGVLYFLRDPADPNYNPFRDLIDDPVHKHARRVLLSVAVYGSLIVMLVFLPVKLAMRIAPSIFPLDISVSDPFTEIPADMLLFQICIPFAIEHFKLRSTIKSLLHYWFTAVGWALGLTDFLLPRPDDNGTQETVNGEPARQDRLQVVPLGGHDRAMAVANDTNGSSNVFHNSDVAEEYDSDEQSDSDRYSFVLRIVLLLMVAWMTLLIFNSALIIVPVSLGRKLFNAIPLLPITHGIKCNDLYAFIIGSYVIWTGIAGVRYTLEHIRSRRAAILMGQIWRCSCIVIKSSALLSLWILVIPVLIGLLFELLVIVPMRVPTDESPVFLLYQDWALGLIFLKIWTRLVMLDHMMPFVDESWRLKFERVREDGFSRLQGLWVLREIVLPIMMKLLTALCVPYVLARGVFPVFGYPLVVNSAVYRFAWLGCLGLSILCFCAKRFHVWFTNLHNAIRDDRYLIGRRLHNFGEDNEVKKQNEAEAEAEATADSPAANLPGTGLVRLDREVDVGLRLRRVN
- the LOC115735823 gene encoding probable E3 ubiquitin ligase SUD1 isoform X2, with amino-acid sequence MEISPEAPPPPPWEGGSGLDASASAAPPSSSPGPDSASRPEQPASAPEHARRLKYDEEEEEEDVCRICRNPGDADNPLRYPCACSGSIKFVHQDCLLQWLDHSNARQCEVCKHAFSFSPVYAENAPARLPFQEFLVGMAMKACHVLQFFLRLTFVLSVWLLIIPFITFWIWRLAFVRSFTEAQRLFLSHLSTTVILTDCLHGFLLSASIVFIFLGATSLRDYFRHLRELGGQDAERDDEGDRNGARAARRPVAPPNRNLAGEANGEEANGAQGIAGAGQIIRRNAENVAARWEMQAARLEAHVEQMFDGLDDADGAEDVPFDELVGMQGPVFHLVENAFTVLASNMIFLGVIIFVPFSLGRVTLYYLSWLLANGPVLSKVMPLTESALSLANITLKNALTAVTNLSSEGQSDSLAGQVAEVLSANASGLNEISSNISSNLSGDFLKAAPIGTSRLSDVTTLAIGYLVIFSAVLCYLGIVLLIRYTKGEPLTNQRLYGIPSIAGTIPSLLRQFLAAMRHLMTMIKVAFLLVIELGVFPLMCGWWLDVCTIRMFGKSMSNRVQFFSLSPLASSLVHWVVGIVYMLQISIFVSLLRGVLRNGVLYFLRDPADPNYNPFRDLIDDPVHKHARRVLLSVAVYGSLIVMLVFLPVKLAMRIAPSIFPLDISVSDPFTEIPADMLLFQICIPFAIEHFKLRSTIKSLLHYWFTAVGWALGLTDFLLPRPDDNGTQETVNGEPARQDRLQVVPLGGHDRAMAVANDTNGSSNVFHNSDVAEEYDSDEQSDSEYSFVLRIVLLLMVAWMTLLIFNSALIIVPVSLGRKLFNAIPLLPITHGIKCNDLYAFIIGSYVIWTGIAGVRYTLEHIRSRRAAILMGQIWRCSCIVIKSSALLSLWILVIPVLIGLLFELLVIVPMRVPTDESPVFLLYQDWALGLIFLKIWTRLVMLDHMMPFVDESWRLKFERVREDGFSRLQGLWVLREIVLPIMMKLLTALCVPYVLARGVFPVFGYPLVVNSAVYRFAWLGCLGLSILCFCAKRFHVWFTNLHNAIRDDRYLIGRRLHNFGEDNEVKKQNEAEAEAEATADSPAANLPGTGLVRLDREVDVGLRLRRVN